The Anabaena sp. WA102 genome contains a region encoding:
- a CDS encoding UDP-N-acetylmuramoyl-L-alanyl-D-glutamate--2,6-diaminopimelate ligase, with protein MKLRELLAAVGGIESVNIPDIDIQGLKTNSHTCGVGDLFIGMPGTRVDGGEFWPGALAAGAVAAIVSSEAIQKNPPTGNSVVIGAENMTQACAQIAAAFYGYPGQKLKMVGVTGTNGKTTTTHLIEYFLTQANLPTALIGTLYTRWPGFEETAVNTTPFAVDLQQQLAKAMNAGCDTGVMEVSSHALHQGRVLSCAFEVGVFTNLTQDHLDYHLNMEDYFAAKALLFSPNYLHGRAIINADDAYGQRIIASLHGEQVWSYSVNDSTADFWMSDLSYQPHGVSGILHTPQGNVAFSSPLVGQYNLENLLAAVGAVVHLGLDLQLVAGAIPGFPGVPGRMERVQISSQQDISVIVDYAHTPDSLENLLKAARPFIPGKMICVFGCGGDRDRTKRPKMGKIAAELADMAVVTSDNPRTEDPEKILQDVVAGIPDLVQAMVISDRSTAIRTAILQAQPGDGVLLAGKGHEDYQILGTEKIHFDDREQAREALQERIKSQN; from the coding sequence ATGAAATTGCGGGAATTATTAGCGGCTGTAGGTGGAATTGAGTCTGTAAATATACCAGATATTGATATTCAAGGACTGAAAACTAATTCTCATACCTGTGGTGTGGGCGATTTGTTTATTGGGATGCCAGGAACTAGGGTAGATGGTGGGGAGTTTTGGCCGGGGGCTTTGGCTGCTGGTGCTGTGGCAGCGATTGTTTCTTCGGAAGCAATTCAGAAAAATCCGCCGACAGGAAACTCTGTGGTGATTGGTGCTGAGAATATGACTCAGGCTTGCGCTCAAATAGCTGCGGCTTTTTATGGTTATCCTGGACAAAAGCTGAAAATGGTGGGTGTGACGGGGACAAATGGGAAAACTACCACGACTCATTTGATTGAATATTTCTTAACTCAGGCTAATTTACCGACGGCGTTAATAGGTACGCTGTATACGCGCTGGCCTGGTTTTGAGGAAACCGCTGTGAATACTACTCCTTTTGCGGTGGATTTACAGCAACAATTGGCTAAGGCGATGAATGCCGGTTGTGATACTGGGGTGATGGAAGTTAGTTCTCATGCTTTGCACCAGGGTAGGGTTTTGAGTTGTGCTTTTGAGGTGGGGGTGTTTACTAATCTGACTCAGGATCATTTGGACTATCATTTGAATATGGAGGATTATTTTGCGGCGAAGGCGTTGTTATTTAGTCCTAATTATTTGCACGGACGAGCAATTATCAATGCTGATGATGCCTATGGTCAACGAATAATTGCATCTTTGCATGGGGAACAGGTTTGGAGTTATAGCGTTAATGATAGTACGGCTGATTTTTGGATGAGTGATTTAAGTTATCAACCCCATGGGGTGAGTGGGATTTTACATACTCCTCAAGGTAATGTGGCTTTTAGTTCGCCTTTGGTTGGTCAATATAATTTAGAAAATCTTTTGGCTGCTGTGGGGGCGGTTGTCCATTTGGGGTTAGATTTGCAATTGGTAGCAGGTGCTATTCCTGGGTTTCCCGGTGTTCCTGGACGGATGGAACGGGTGCAAATTAGTTCACAACAGGATATTAGTGTGATTGTGGATTATGCCCATACTCCTGATAGTTTGGAGAATTTGCTCAAGGCGGCTCGGCCGTTTATTCCTGGTAAAATGATATGTGTATTTGGCTGTGGGGGAGACCGCGATCGCACTAAACGCCCGAAAATGGGGAAAATTGCGGCGGAACTCGCAGATATGGCTGTGGTGACTTCAGATAATCCTCGCACGGAAGACCCGGAAAAGATATTGCAGGATGTGGTGGCAGGTATTCCTGATCTGGTACAGGCAATGGTGATTAGCGATCGCTCTACCGCCATTCGGACAGCTATTTTACAGGCTCAACCTGGAGACGGTGTATTATTGGCTGGTAAAGGTCACGAAGATTATCAAATTCTCGGTACTGAAAAAATCCACTTTGACGACAGAGAACAAGCACGAGAAGCTTTACAGGAAAGAATAAAAAGCCAAAATTAG
- a CDS encoding SDR family oxidoreductase, with product MNTSENLILVVGSTGGVGQLVVSKLLEKGLQVRILTRDAEKAAKMFNNKVEIAIGDICKPSSLTAAMVNITCIICCTGTTAFPSARWEFNQTPNIIELGITVFNPQFLEDKAKNTPTKVDTQGVINLISAAPKNLNRFVFVSSCGILRKHQFPFNILNLFGVLDAKEKGEQAIINSGIPYTIIRPGRLTDGPYTSYDLNTLLKATSGGKLNIIFGTGDTISGDTSRIDVAATCVESLFYQSSVNKVFEIVNQGNRPTIIDWQNLFSQL from the coding sequence ATGAATACTAGTGAAAATCTCATCTTAGTTGTCGGTTCTACCGGTGGAGTTGGACAACTTGTAGTTAGTAAACTATTAGAAAAAGGCTTACAAGTTCGTATTCTCACCAGGGATGCCGAAAAAGCCGCCAAAATGTTTAATAACAAAGTAGAAATTGCAATTGGTGATATCTGTAAACCTAGCAGTCTCACAGCAGCAATGGTAAATATTACCTGTATTATTTGTTGTACAGGAACTACCGCTTTCCCCTCCGCAAGATGGGAATTTAATCAAACCCCCAACATAATCGAATTAGGAATTACCGTATTTAATCCCCAATTCCTAGAAGATAAAGCCAAAAATACCCCCACTAAAGTTGATACACAGGGTGTAATTAATCTTATATCAGCAGCACCAAAAAACCTCAACCGCTTCGTATTTGTTTCTTCCTGTGGAATTCTGCGTAAACATCAATTTCCATTTAATATTCTGAATCTTTTTGGTGTACTTGACGCTAAAGAAAAAGGAGAACAAGCCATTATTAATTCGGGAATTCCTTATACTATTATTCGTCCCGGACGTTTAACCGATGGACCATATACATCCTATGATCTCAATACCTTACTCAAAGCCACAAGTGGAGGTAAATTAAACATCATTTTCGGAACAGGAGACACAATTTCCGGTGATACTAGCCGCATTGATGTAGCTGCAACCTGTGTAGAAAGTTTATTTTATCAAAGTTCTGTGAATAAAGTTTTTGAAATAGTTAATCAAGGAAATAGACCGACTATAATTGATTGGCAAAATCTTTTTTCACAATTATAA
- a CDS encoding sensor histidine kinase has product MYEWILPSLKEVLSKNQSPVAECSTAKAEQQWRVSLAATENLLLKTLATSSSHDPQGLVLAAPAPLFSHPELAQRLQTITFTARPFNPLALMPFMMPSEVAQHINNIETNTFHTATFQESILPLLPADPLGAEQFCLIFTDKFRLVLVLAEDENGKKEFLFSFESAVVQKAWESIGARVVLTNPELFTDLDIKVQNYPFIAPDYQVVIQFSQLLLQELTIPTEVTHTSLSFHSPTPPPKSPSRSDVELLQAFAHEVRTPLTTIRMMTRLLLKRKDLPVNVIGRLEVIDHECTEQIDRMELLFKAAELENLSQPSKFANSQLSPMCLDEVLQQSIPRWQLAATRRNLTLNVVLPKQLPTVVSNPAMLDRVLTGLIENFTRSLPPGSCIQVQVIPAGDQLKLQLSPQFDCQDQGYRITPPIRKSLGQLLMFQPETGAISLNMAATKHLFQAIGGKLIVRQRPQNGEVLTIFLPLEVRGI; this is encoded by the coding sequence GTGTACGAATGGATTTTGCCGAGTCTCAAGGAAGTTTTATCTAAAAATCAATCTCCTGTCGCTGAGTGTTCTACGGCTAAGGCGGAGCAGCAATGGCGTGTGAGTCTGGCAGCTACGGAGAACTTGCTATTGAAAACTTTAGCCACAAGTTCATCTCATGATCCTCAAGGTTTGGTATTAGCCGCACCTGCACCTTTATTTAGTCACCCCGAACTAGCACAACGATTACAAACAATAACTTTTACAGCTAGACCTTTTAATCCTTTGGCGTTGATGCCATTTATGATGCCGTCAGAAGTGGCGCAGCATATAAATAATATAGAAACAAATACTTTCCATACTGCTACTTTTCAAGAATCTATTTTACCTTTATTGCCGGCTGATCCTCTAGGTGCGGAACAGTTTTGTTTGATATTTACAGATAAATTTAGATTAGTTTTGGTTTTGGCGGAAGATGAAAATGGTAAGAAGGAATTTTTGTTTTCTTTTGAATCAGCGGTTGTCCAAAAAGCTTGGGAATCTATAGGTGCTAGGGTGGTTTTGACTAATCCTGAATTGTTTACTGATTTAGATATTAAGGTACAAAATTATCCTTTTATTGCTCCAGATTATCAAGTTGTAATTCAATTTAGTCAGTTATTACTGCAAGAGTTAACTATTCCCACAGAAGTTACGCATACTTCATTATCCTTTCATTCACCTACTCCACCGCCAAAATCTCCATCTCGTTCGGATGTGGAGTTGCTCCAAGCTTTTGCCCATGAGGTTCGCACTCCGTTAACGACTATTAGGATGATGACGCGATTACTATTAAAAAGGAAGGATTTGCCTGTTAATGTTATCGGTCGTTTGGAGGTTATTGATCATGAATGTACTGAGCAAATTGACCGGATGGAGTTATTATTTAAGGCGGCAGAGTTAGAGAATTTATCACAACCTTCAAAATTTGCTAATTCCCAATTATCGCCGATGTGTTTGGATGAGGTTTTACAACAGAGTATTCCCCGTTGGCAATTGGCGGCAACTCGGCGTAATTTAACTTTAAATGTGGTTTTACCGAAGCAGTTACCGACGGTGGTTAGTAATCCGGCGATGCTGGATAGGGTACTTACTGGTTTAATCGAGAATTTTACGCGCAGTTTACCTCCTGGTAGTTGTATTCAGGTGCAAGTAATTCCTGCTGGTGATCAGTTAAAGTTGCAATTGTCTCCTCAGTTTGATTGTCAAGATCAAGGCTACCGGATAACGCCACCAATTCGGAAGTCGTTGGGTCAATTATTGATGTTTCAGCCGGAAACAGGGGCAATTAGTTTAAATATGGCGGCAACTAAGCATTTATTTCAAGCAATTGGGGGGAAATTAATTGTGCGTCAACGTCCCCAAAATGGGGAAGTGTTGACTATTTTTTTACCTTTGGAAGTTAGAGGTATCTGA
- a CDS encoding cysteine hydrolase family protein codes for MNLPTQKLGFAPNNWQVNQTFADITRPQKTPRPAILATETKTLRCDLSKAAIIVIDMQNDFCHPDGWLAHIGVDVNPARQPIAPLQQLLPQLRAADIPIIWLNWGNRPDLLNISAGLLHVYNPTGAGVGLGDPLPSNGSQVLMQGSWAAAVVEELEQLPEDIQVDKYRMSGFWDTPLDSILRNLGLTTLFFAGVNADQCVLSTLCDANFLGYDCILVKDCTATTSPEYCWLATLYNVQQCFGFVTDSSAIVTAIHH; via the coding sequence ATGAATCTACCCACTCAGAAATTAGGATTTGCACCCAATAACTGGCAAGTAAATCAGACATTTGCAGATATTACTCGTCCTCAAAAGACTCCACGACCAGCCATTTTAGCCACAGAAACTAAAACTCTGCGTTGCGACTTATCCAAAGCTGCTATCATTGTCATTGATATGCAAAATGATTTTTGTCATCCTGATGGTTGGTTAGCACACATTGGTGTAGATGTTAACCCTGCCCGTCAACCGATTGCCCCCCTGCAACAATTGTTACCACAACTGCGGGCTGCTGATATACCTATAATTTGGCTAAATTGGGGAAATCGTCCAGATTTACTAAATATCAGTGCCGGTTTATTGCACGTATACAACCCCACGGGGGCAGGAGTCGGATTAGGTGATCCCCTTCCCAGCAACGGTTCTCAGGTACTAATGCAGGGCAGTTGGGCTGCTGCTGTGGTGGAAGAACTAGAACAGCTACCAGAAGACATCCAGGTTGATAAGTATCGTATGAGTGGATTTTGGGATACACCGTTAGACAGTATTTTACGAAATTTAGGTTTAACTACACTATTCTTTGCTGGTGTAAATGCTGATCAATGTGTTTTATCAACTTTGTGTGATGCCAATTTTTTAGGATATGACTGTATTTTAGTCAAAGATTGTACCGCGACAACTTCACCGGAATATTGTTGGTTAGCGACTTTATATAATGTCCAACAATGTTTCGGTTTTGTAACAGATTCTTCTGCAATTGTAACCGCAATTCATCATTAA
- a CDS encoding HNH endonuclease, which produces MSSSQISEEVRVKVRNQANHQCGYCLSLQKYVLGILEIDHIIPKAKGGTDNEENLWLACRLCNGYKGTQTHGLDQVTDSKVKLFNPRQQTWSSHFAWTNNGTHIIGLTACGRVTVLALQLNNIYAVTVRQAWVSAGWHPPEDVS; this is translated from the coding sequence GTGAGTTCTAGTCAAATTTCTGAAGAAGTTCGGGTTAAGGTGCGAAACCAGGCTAATCATCAATGTGGTTACTGTCTTAGTCTGCAAAAGTATGTATTGGGTATTTTAGAGATTGATCATATTATTCCCAAAGCCAAAGGTGGGACTGATAACGAAGAAAATTTATGGCTTGCTTGTAGACTATGCAACGGATACAAAGGTACTCAAACTCATGGTCTAGATCAAGTTACTGACAGCAAGGTAAAACTATTTAATCCTCGTCAGCAAACATGGTCATCTCACTTTGCTTGGACTAACAATGGTACACATATCATAGGATTAACTGCCTGTGGTCGTGTTACAGTTTTAGCTTTACAACTTAATAATATCTACGCAGTGACTGTGAGACAAGCCTGGGTTTCTGCTGGTTGGCATCCACCTGAAGACGTTTCTTGA
- the corA gene encoding magnesium/cobalt transporter CorA yields MVRKIRRATKAMKKSRGKEFYHEPGTQPGTIIVDENAEQPIIFLIDYNQTELIHKQISYPEECLNYLDTESVSWVDVQGLGSKDILHRLGQTFDLHPLILEDIVNMVERPKIEDYEDQLVIIAHMVVPNHNNGSFYSEQVSLVLGKYYVLTVQEEPEHDCFDGVRMRINKNKGIIRRQGSDYLAYSLLDAIIDGFFPVLELYGERIDDLEEEVIVNPSQQTLQKIYQIRRELLQLRRAIWPQRDAINSLIRDGSELISDDVRIYLRDCYDHAVQVMDIVETYRELVAGLMDVYLSAISNKMNEIMKLLTVVSSIFIPLTFIAGVYGMNFNTEKSPHNMPELNWYWGYPLCLGAMALIATSLIYFFWRRGWLTNSVNFQKDIHR; encoded by the coding sequence ATGGTTAGAAAAATTCGCCGCGCTACCAAAGCTATGAAGAAGTCACGGGGGAAGGAATTCTATCACGAACCAGGAACTCAACCAGGAACAATCATTGTTGATGAAAATGCTGAACAACCAATTATTTTTCTCATTGACTATAATCAAACTGAACTCATTCATAAACAAATAAGTTACCCTGAAGAATGTCTTAATTATTTGGATACAGAATCAGTTTCTTGGGTGGATGTTCAAGGTTTAGGTAGTAAAGATATTTTACATCGTTTAGGTCAAACTTTTGATTTACATCCTCTGATTTTGGAAGATATTGTCAACATGGTAGAACGACCAAAAATTGAGGATTATGAAGATCAATTAGTAATTATTGCCCACATGGTTGTACCTAATCATAATAATGGCAGTTTTTATAGTGAACAAGTAAGTTTAGTCTTAGGCAAATATTATGTTTTGACAGTCCAGGAAGAACCAGAACATGATTGTTTTGATGGTGTGAGAATGAGAATTAATAAGAATAAAGGTATTATCCGCAGACAAGGTAGTGATTACTTGGCTTATTCTTTATTAGACGCAATTATTGATGGATTTTTCCCAGTTTTAGAACTGTATGGGGAAAGAATTGATGATTTAGAAGAAGAAGTAATCGTTAATCCTAGTCAACAAACATTACAAAAAATATATCAAATTCGGCGAGAATTATTACAACTACGTCGCGCAATTTGGCCACAAAGAGATGCAATTAATTCTTTAATTAGAGATGGTAGTGAATTAATTAGTGATGATGTGAGAATATATCTGCGAGATTGTTATGATCATGCAGTCCAAGTGATGGATATAGTGGAAACTTATCGAGAATTAGTGGCTGGTTTAATGGATGTGTATTTATCGGCAATCAGTAATAAAATGAATGAAATTATGAAGTTGCTAACGGTGGTTTCTTCTATTTTTATTCCCTTAACTTTTATTGCTGGGGTATATGGGATGAATTTCAATACTGAAAAATCGCCCCACAATATGCCAGAATTAAATTGGTATTGGGGCTACCCCCTATGTTTAGGAGCAATGGCGTTAATTGCTACCAGTCTAATATACTTTTTCTGGCGACGGGGTTGGCTGACTAATTCTGTTAATTTCCAAAAAGATATTCATCGCTAA
- a CDS encoding amidohydrolase: MNFTIKNTLISVADSYVTTDVQVIDGKITAITPNLEIIGTEINGENKLLLPGFFNAHTHSSEMWQRGVIPPLPLELWLAHLYDFTPLNTEQVYLSALGTAVETLLSGGTSVVDHLVLIPGEELETIATAVRAYQEVGIRAFIAPLIQDESLSMGIPNGELQANHEPYFRSSGETLAIMETAVKQFHQPEVGINILVAPTGIQLCSDDLFTGCISLSNKYDLCRHTHLLETKAQENLAKEKYGCTAVAHLQRLGFLNSCTTLAHCVWLKESDINILAQTQSTVVHNPLSNLRLGSGIAPIIKYIQAGVNVTFGCDGASSNDSQDLLEAIKIGSILHNLTEPDYQYWITPRQAVKMASLGGAKGLNVEEELGSLTVGKKADLVLYDLNNLSLLPRTDPIGLLVLGRPVNVVNSAWVNGKQIISNGKITTINIDELRQELFNRSHWETQPKSANVDKLTPRYRQVMGLD; encoded by the coding sequence ATGAACTTTACAATTAAGAATACTTTAATTAGCGTTGCCGATAGTTACGTAACTACAGACGTACAGGTTATAGATGGTAAAATCACCGCTATTACCCCTAATTTAGAAATAATTGGCACAGAAATTAATGGAGAGAACAAACTGCTGCTTCCTGGTTTTTTTAATGCCCATACCCATTCTTCGGAAATGTGGCAACGAGGAGTAATTCCCCCTTTACCTCTTGAATTATGGTTAGCACATTTATATGATTTTACTCCTTTAAATACAGAACAAGTTTATCTTAGTGCTTTGGGAACGGCAGTAGAAACTTTACTTTCTGGGGGAACAAGTGTAGTAGATCATTTAGTATTAATTCCTGGAGAAGAATTAGAAACTATTGCTACAGCAGTTCGCGCTTATCAAGAAGTAGGCATCCGGGCTTTTATTGCCCCTCTAATTCAAGATGAATCTTTGAGTATGGGCATACCTAATGGAGAATTACAAGCAAATCATGAACCTTATTTTCGTTCTTCTGGGGAAACTTTAGCAATTATGGAAACAGCGGTAAAACAATTTCATCAACCAGAGGTAGGAATTAATATTTTAGTTGCCCCGACGGGGATTCAATTATGCAGCGATGATTTATTTACAGGATGTATTTCATTAAGTAATAAGTATGATCTTTGCCGTCATACCCATTTATTAGAAACCAAAGCCCAGGAAAACCTGGCTAAAGAAAAGTATGGTTGTACTGCGGTTGCCCATTTACAACGACTTGGTTTTTTGAACAGTTGCACAACTTTAGCACATTGTGTATGGTTGAAGGAATCTGATATTAATATTCTTGCCCAAACACAATCTACAGTCGTCCACAATCCTTTAAGTAACCTCCGTTTAGGCAGTGGTATTGCCCCAATTATCAAATATATTCAAGCGGGGGTTAATGTCACCTTTGGCTGTGATGGTGCTTCTAGCAATGACTCCCAAGACTTGTTAGAAGCTATTAAAATTGGTTCGATTCTACATAATCTTACAGAACCAGATTATCAATACTGGATCACACCCAGGCAAGCTGTAAAAATGGCATCTTTAGGGGGTGCAAAAGGTTTAAATGTAGAAGAGGAACTTGGTTCTCTTACTGTTGGTAAAAAAGCTGATTTAGTTTTATATGATCTCAATAATTTATCATTACTTCCCCGCACAGATCCTATTGGTTTATTAGTTTTAGGTCGTCCTGTCAATGTTGTTAATAGTGCTTGGGTAAATGGTAAGCAAATTATTAGTAATGGGAAAATTACTACAATTAATATTGATGAACTACGACAAGAATTATTTAACCGAAGTCACTGGGAAACACAGCCTAAATCAGCTAATGTAGATAAATTAACACCTCGTTATCGGCAAGTTATGGGATTAGATTAA
- a CDS encoding cupin domain-containing protein yields the protein MYDTRCVIPIIKSPKDYQAYRISPHDSNRLAIIFDSASANTSLTCCIEIFDVGGQTPPNRHQWAVEMFFILKGEGIAICDGKTVNIKAGDSLLVPPTGMHLIKNTGENRLYALTIMVPNEDFSELIRSGIPVELDAEDMTILGRLDSLKFF from the coding sequence ATGTACGATACTCGTTGTGTAATTCCCATTATCAAATCTCCCAAAGATTATCAAGCATATCGGATTAGTCCCCATGACTCTAACCGATTAGCAATTATCTTTGATTCTGCAAGTGCAAATACTTCTTTAACTTGTTGTATAGAAATCTTTGATGTCGGTGGACAAACACCACCAAATCGGCATCAATGGGCTGTAGAAATGTTTTTTATTCTCAAAGGAGAAGGCATTGCAATTTGTGACGGGAAAACGGTAAATATCAAAGCTGGAGATAGTTTATTAGTACCACCAACAGGGATGCATTTAATTAAAAATACTGGTGAAAACCGTCTTTATGCCTTAACCATTATGGTTCCCAATGAGGATTTTTCGGAACTAATTCGCAGTGGTATTCCCGTAGAATTAGATGCTGAAGATATGACTATTCTGGGAAGATTAGATTCTTTGAAGTTTTTTTAG
- a CDS encoding BON domain-containing protein, translating to MKKLIPFLVSGVLVAGMVGCQEAPKTGSETTGTSSTTPVVPAKPASDTTRIIDNSTATPTTIPTTTPTTTPTTTSKSTTDLKTEISKKLKTVLPGNKLEITNKDGEIILKGTATSQKEITQAETFIKAIPGVKSVKLEAIVKTEKKP from the coding sequence ATGAAAAAGCTCATTCCTTTTCTAGTTAGTGGCGTTTTAGTAGCTGGCATGGTTGGTTGTCAAGAAGCACCAAAAACAGGTTCAGAAACTACTGGTACTAGCAGCACAACCCCCGTTGTTCCAGCCAAACCTGCTTCTGATACCACAAGAATTATAGATAATTCCACCGCAACTCCCACTACAATTCCCACTACAACTCCCACTACAACTCCCACTACAACTTCTAAATCCACAACCGACTTAAAAACTGAAATTAGCAAAAAACTGAAAACAGTTCTACCCGGAAACAAGTTAGAAATAACTAACAAAGACGGTGAAATTATCCTCAAAGGAACAGCAACTTCTCAAAAAGAAATCACACAGGCTGAAACTTTCATTAAAGCAATACCTGGCGTTAAAAGTGTCAAGTTAGAAGCTATTGTAAAGACCGAGAAAAAACCCTAG
- a CDS encoding KAP family P-loop NTPase fold protein encodes MADNTNNHQSILNASVGDQASENDYLGFEPYVVAIAEFLTNPETKPPLTLSIEGEWGSGKSSFMKQLEKAIQETEKKKFDDEINQEKKELKEYLEKFNQKKVQNKILSLSSLLNNLLKWLKLKLKIITFRPPTTVWFNAWRHDKAEALWAAFSLEFLRQISQIRHKRDVLPIFKGNIRLSFLRFNWIQGIYYLFLVVVGLLVLIASVVYAIRVENNVLKVVKNLKEIKEFITFIFQPELELPRLITRVIIYVSPFIGFVSLVLKIFNIGNPKNDLNNYLKSPKYENQIEFIEEFHADFKKIVEAFSGQNKVYVFIDDLDRCEITKSAELMQAINMMIANDPQLIFILGMDVDKVAAGIAVKYKEIIPYLGFDANSRNNRSLSIRAIEYGYNFFEKFVQIRFQIPQPTTSDFARFLGDNTLSTKACNSSKLNPINNSVSADKLVSCW; translated from the coding sequence ATGGCAGATAACACCAATAATCATCAATCTATTCTTAATGCTAGTGTAGGTGATCAAGCGTCGGAAAATGACTATCTTGGTTTTGAACCTTACGTTGTAGCTATTGCTGAGTTCTTAACTAATCCTGAAACTAAACCTCCTCTGACTCTTTCTATAGAAGGTGAATGGGGTAGCGGTAAGTCTTCTTTTATGAAGCAATTAGAAAAAGCTATTCAAGAAACTGAGAAAAAAAAGTTTGATGATGAGATAAATCAGGAAAAAAAGGAATTAAAAGAATACTTAGAAAAATTTAACCAGAAAAAAGTCCAAAACAAGATATTAAGTTTATCTTCTCTACTAAATAATTTATTAAAATGGCTGAAATTAAAACTAAAAATTATTACATTTCGTCCTCCAACCACAGTTTGGTTTAATGCTTGGAGACATGATAAAGCAGAAGCACTTTGGGCAGCTTTTTCATTAGAATTTCTGCGGCAAATTTCTCAGATTCGCCATAAGCGTGATGTATTGCCTATCTTTAAAGGTAATATTAGACTATCTTTTCTGCGTTTTAACTGGATTCAAGGAATTTATTATTTATTCTTAGTTGTTGTTGGTTTATTAGTCCTGATAGCATCAGTTGTATATGCTATTAGGGTAGAAAATAATGTATTAAAGGTAGTTAAGAATTTAAAGGAAATTAAAGAATTCATAACATTTATTTTTCAACCAGAATTAGAACTTCCTAGATTAATTACTAGAGTTATCATATATGTTTCTCCTTTTATAGGCTTTGTATCTCTAGTATTAAAAATTTTTAATATTGGCAACCCCAAAAATGATTTAAACAACTATCTTAAATCACCCAAATACGAAAACCAGATTGAGTTTATTGAAGAATTTCACGCAGACTTCAAAAAGATTGTAGAGGCGTTTTCAGGACAAAATAAAGTATATGTTTTTATAGATGATCTTGACCGTTGTGAAATTACCAAATCTGCTGAACTAATGCAAGCTATCAATATGATGATAGCAAATGATCCACAATTAATTTTCATTTTGGGTATGGATGTGGATAAAGTAGCTGCGGGTATTGCAGTGAAGTATAAAGAAATAATTCCCTATCTAGGATTTGATGCTAACTCTAGAAATAATCGTAGTTTATCCATAAGAGCCATAGAATACGGCTATAATTTTTTTGAGAAATTTGTTCAGATTCGTTTCCAAATCCCCCAACCAACTACATCAGATTTTGCACGATTTTTGGGAGATAATACACTTTCTACCAAAGCTTGTAATTCATCTAAACTTAACCCAATTAATAATTCAGTATCTGCTGATAAGTTGGTTAGTTGTTGGTAA
- a CDS encoding glutaredoxin family protein: protein MQLILYSKPGCHLCEGLQEKLEQIKNLSFELEVRDITTRDDWFAAYQYEIPVLHLLIGDGKEKLIPRPSPRLSVERLEKMLSDYVKT, encoded by the coding sequence ATGCAATTAATTCTCTACAGCAAACCCGGTTGTCATCTTTGTGAAGGATTACAGGAAAAACTGGAACAAATCAAAAATCTTAGTTTTGAGTTGGAAGTACGGGATATTACCACCCGTGATGATTGGTTTGCCGCATATCAATATGAAATTCCGGTACTACATTTACTCATTGGTGACGGTAAAGAAAAACTGATACCTCGTCCTTCTCCTCGTCTGAGTGTGGAACGGTTGGAAAAAATGTTAAGTGATTATGTGAAAACTTGA